From the genome of Triticum aestivum cultivar Chinese Spring chromosome 3B, IWGSC CS RefSeq v2.1, whole genome shotgun sequence, one region includes:
- the LOC123066909 gene encoding zinc finger MYM-type protein 1-like isoform X2, with protein MNQNHSIKVDLDKQTDITKKQNRIRLNTSVESVRYLLHQGLAFRGNDESEDSKNKGNFQELVQTLANQNEDVRKVVLQNAPQNCKWVCPDIQKDLVSYFAKITLDYILEEIGGDVFSLLIDEASDVSDKEQMAVVLRYVDKLGLILERLVGVVHVSETSAMCLKSALEKLLAKIGLSFKQVRGQCYDGASNMRGEFNGLKAKILEENKSAYYVHCFAHQLQLVIVAISKKNEDIADFFYMISLLFNVVGASCKRKDMIRESNRENVKKSISSGRISTGTGLNQDQSLQRAGDTRWGSHYRTLSSLIQLFPSIVSVLNYVAKEGKKDSKKSEARGLLSYFGTFDFVFYLHMMFHILGSANTLSHALQQKDQDILNAMSCVKSTRNDLQQLRDDGWESLLEKLPQRPWRDVFQQ; from the exons ATGAATCAAAATCATTCCATTAAGGTTGACCTCGACAAGCAAACTGATATCACAAAGAAGCAAAACCGCATTCGGCTGAATACCTCTGTTGAATCGGTTAGATACTTGCTACATCAAGGTTTAGCTTTCCGTGGCAATGATGAATCGGAGGATTCAAAAAATAAGGGGAATTTTCAAGAGTTGGTACAAACATTAGCAAATCAGAATGAGGATGTAAGAAAGGTAGTCCTTCAGAATGCTCCACAAAATTGCAAATGGGTGTGTCCAGATATTCAAAAAGATCTTGTGAGTTATTTTGCCAAG ATAACGTTGGATTATATTCTTGAAGAGATTGGTGGTGATGTTTTCAGTTTATTGATTGATGAGGCTTCGGATGTGTCAGATAAAGAACAGATGGCTGTTGTCTTGAGATATGTTGACAAGCTTGGACTGATCCTGGAACGTTTAGTTGGAGTTGTACATGTGAGTGAAACATCTGCAATGTGTCTCAAGTCAGCTCTCGAAAAATTGCTTGCTAAAATTGGATTAAGCTTCAAACAAGTTAGAGGGCAATGTTATGACGGCGCAAGCAACATGCGCGGTGAGTTCAATGGATTGAAAGCCAAAATTCTGGAAGAGAATAAGTCAGCATATTATGTGCATTGTTTTGCTCACCAACTTCAATTGGTTATAGTGGCGATTTCAAAGAAGAATGAAGATATTGCGGATTTCTTTTatatgatctctcttctatttaaTGTGGTCGGAGCTTCTTGCAAAAGAAAAGACATGATCAGAGAGAGTAACCGAGAAAATGTAAAAAAATCCATAAGTAGTGGACGAATTAGTACTGGCACAGGGCTAAATCAAGACCAATCACTTCAAAGGGCTGGAGACACCCGTTGGGGTTCTCACTATAGAACCCTCTCAAGCTTAATCCAGCTGTTCCCATCAATTGTTAGTGTCTTGAATTATGTAGCAAAAGAAGGCAAGAAGGATTCCAAGAAAAGTGAAGCACGTGGCCTTCTATCATATTTTGGAACCTTTGATTTTGTGTTCTATTTGCACATGATGTTCCATATATTAGGGAGTGCCAATACTTTGTCACATGCATTGCAACAAAAGGATCAAGATATCTTGAATGCCATGTCATGTGTGAAGTCAACACGGAATGATCtacaacaactaagagatgatgGATGGGAATCACTTCTAGAGAAG TTGCCACAGCGTCCGTGGAGAGATGTTTTTCAGCAATGA
- the LOC123066909 gene encoding zinc finger MYM-type protein 1-like isoform X1, translated as MNQNHSIKVDLDKQTDITKKQNRIRLNTSVESVRYLLHQGLAFRGNDESEDSKNKGNFQELVQTLANQNEDVRKVVLQNAPQNCKWVCPDIQKDLVSYFAKITLDYILEEIGGDVFSLLIDEASDVSDKEQMAVVLRYVDKLGLILERLVGVVHVSETSAMCLKSALEKLLAKIGLSFKQVRGQCYDGASNMRGEFNGLKAKILEENKSAYYVHCFAHQLQLVIVAISKKNEDIADFFYMISLLFNVVGASCKRKDMIRESNRENVKKSISSGRISTGTGLNQDQSLQRAGDTRWGSHYRTLSSLIQLFPSIVSVLNYVAKEGKKDSKKSEARGLLSYFGTFDFVFYLHMMFHILGSANTLSHALQQKDQDILNAMSCVKSTRNDLQQLRDDGWESLLEKVYSFCEEHDIPKLNMHDEYVDRHKPRKRTNITNLHHYQIECLDSVIDWQLREFDDRFNEVNSALLIHMASFNPKNSFAAFNLDSLLKLAEFYPDDFNSTQLMNLGHELRIFIDNVRADQRFANLDGIADLAKVLVETKKHLAFPLVYQLLKLVLILLVATASVERCFSAMNIVKSVLRNKMGDEFMSDCLICYVEKDIFSTITNDDVIDLFKKMKDREGKL; from the exons ATGAATCAAAATCATTCCATTAAGGTTGACCTCGACAAGCAAACTGATATCACAAAGAAGCAAAACCGCATTCGGCTGAATACCTCTGTTGAATCGGTTAGATACTTGCTACATCAAGGTTTAGCTTTCCGTGGCAATGATGAATCGGAGGATTCAAAAAATAAGGGGAATTTTCAAGAGTTGGTACAAACATTAGCAAATCAGAATGAGGATGTAAGAAAGGTAGTCCTTCAGAATGCTCCACAAAATTGCAAATGGGTGTGTCCAGATATTCAAAAAGATCTTGTGAGTTATTTTGCCAAG ATAACGTTGGATTATATTCTTGAAGAGATTGGTGGTGATGTTTTCAGTTTATTGATTGATGAGGCTTCGGATGTGTCAGATAAAGAACAGATGGCTGTTGTCTTGAGATATGTTGACAAGCTTGGACTGATCCTGGAACGTTTAGTTGGAGTTGTACATGTGAGTGAAACATCTGCAATGTGTCTCAAGTCAGCTCTCGAAAAATTGCTTGCTAAAATTGGATTAAGCTTCAAACAAGTTAGAGGGCAATGTTATGACGGCGCAAGCAACATGCGCGGTGAGTTCAATGGATTGAAAGCCAAAATTCTGGAAGAGAATAAGTCAGCATATTATGTGCATTGTTTTGCTCACCAACTTCAATTGGTTATAGTGGCGATTTCAAAGAAGAATGAAGATATTGCGGATTTCTTTTatatgatctctcttctatttaaTGTGGTCGGAGCTTCTTGCAAAAGAAAAGACATGATCAGAGAGAGTAACCGAGAAAATGTAAAAAAATCCATAAGTAGTGGACGAATTAGTACTGGCACAGGGCTAAATCAAGACCAATCACTTCAAAGGGCTGGAGACACCCGTTGGGGTTCTCACTATAGAACCCTCTCAAGCTTAATCCAGCTGTTCCCATCAATTGTTAGTGTCTTGAATTATGTAGCAAAAGAAGGCAAGAAGGATTCCAAGAAAAGTGAAGCACGTGGCCTTCTATCATATTTTGGAACCTTTGATTTTGTGTTCTATTTGCACATGATGTTCCATATATTAGGGAGTGCCAATACTTTGTCACATGCATTGCAACAAAAGGATCAAGATATCTTGAATGCCATGTCATGTGTGAAGTCAACACGGAATGATCtacaacaactaagagatgatgGATGGGAATCACTTCTAGAGAAGGTATATTCATTCTGTGAAGAACATGACATTCCTAAGCTAAACATGCATGATGAATATGTCGATCGGCATAAGCCAAGAAAAAGAACCAATATTACAAATCTTCATCATTACCAAATAGAGTGCCTTGATTCTGTTATTGATTGGCAACTTCGAGAGTTCGATGATAGATTCAATGAAGTGAATTCTGCATTGCTTATCCACATGGCTTCTTTCAACCCAAAAAACTCCTTCGCTGCTTTTAACTTGGATAGTTTATTGAAGCTAGCTGAGTTTTATCCTGATGATTTCAATTCAACACAATTGATGAATCTTGGTCATGAACTTCGGATTTTCATAGACAATGTCCGAGCGGACCAAAGATTTGCCAATTTGGATGGCATTGCCGATCTTGCTAAAGTGTTGGTGGAAACTAAAAAGCATCTTGCTTTTCCTTTGGTGTATCAACTTCTCAAGTTGGTGCTAATTCTGCTAGTTGCCACAGCGTCCGTGGAGAGATGTTTTTCAGCAATGAATATTGTCAAGAGTGTTTTGCGGAACAAAATGGGTGACGAGTTCATGAGTGATTGCTTGATTTGCTATGTGGAGAAAGACATATTTTCTACAATAACGAATGATGATGTGATTGATCTGTTTAAGAAGATGAAAGATCGAGAAGGGAAGTTATGA
- the LOC123066909 gene encoding zinc finger MYM-type protein 1-like isoform X3, giving the protein MNQNHSIKVDLDKQTDITKKQNRIRLNTSVESVRYLLHQGLAFRGNDESEDSKNKGNFQELVQTLANQNEDVRKVVLQNAPQNCKWVCPDIQKDLVSYFAKITLDYILEEIGGDVFSLLIDEASDVSDKEQMAVVLRYVDKLGLILERLVGVVHVSETSAMCLKSALEKLLAKIGLSFKQVRGQCYDGASNMRGEFNGLKAKILEENKSAYYVHCFAHQLQLVIVAISKKNEDIADFFYMISLLFNVVGASCKRKDMIRESNRENVKKSISSGRISTGTGLNQDQSLQRAGDTRWGSHYRTLSSLIQLFPSIVSVLNYVAKEGKKDSKKSEARGLLSYFGTFDFVFYLHMMFHILGSANTLSHALQQKDQDILNAMSCVKSTRNDLQQLRDDGWESLLEKRPWRDVFQQ; this is encoded by the exons ATGAATCAAAATCATTCCATTAAGGTTGACCTCGACAAGCAAACTGATATCACAAAGAAGCAAAACCGCATTCGGCTGAATACCTCTGTTGAATCGGTTAGATACTTGCTACATCAAGGTTTAGCTTTCCGTGGCAATGATGAATCGGAGGATTCAAAAAATAAGGGGAATTTTCAAGAGTTGGTACAAACATTAGCAAATCAGAATGAGGATGTAAGAAAGGTAGTCCTTCAGAATGCTCCACAAAATTGCAAATGGGTGTGTCCAGATATTCAAAAAGATCTTGTGAGTTATTTTGCCAAG ATAACGTTGGATTATATTCTTGAAGAGATTGGTGGTGATGTTTTCAGTTTATTGATTGATGAGGCTTCGGATGTGTCAGATAAAGAACAGATGGCTGTTGTCTTGAGATATGTTGACAAGCTTGGACTGATCCTGGAACGTTTAGTTGGAGTTGTACATGTGAGTGAAACATCTGCAATGTGTCTCAAGTCAGCTCTCGAAAAATTGCTTGCTAAAATTGGATTAAGCTTCAAACAAGTTAGAGGGCAATGTTATGACGGCGCAAGCAACATGCGCGGTGAGTTCAATGGATTGAAAGCCAAAATTCTGGAAGAGAATAAGTCAGCATATTATGTGCATTGTTTTGCTCACCAACTTCAATTGGTTATAGTGGCGATTTCAAAGAAGAATGAAGATATTGCGGATTTCTTTTatatgatctctcttctatttaaTGTGGTCGGAGCTTCTTGCAAAAGAAAAGACATGATCAGAGAGAGTAACCGAGAAAATGTAAAAAAATCCATAAGTAGTGGACGAATTAGTACTGGCACAGGGCTAAATCAAGACCAATCACTTCAAAGGGCTGGAGACACCCGTTGGGGTTCTCACTATAGAACCCTCTCAAGCTTAATCCAGCTGTTCCCATCAATTGTTAGTGTCTTGAATTATGTAGCAAAAGAAGGCAAGAAGGATTCCAAGAAAAGTGAAGCACGTGGCCTTCTATCATATTTTGGAACCTTTGATTTTGTGTTCTATTTGCACATGATGTTCCATATATTAGGGAGTGCCAATACTTTGTCACATGCATTGCAACAAAAGGATCAAGATATCTTGAATGCCATGTCATGTGTGAAGTCAACACGGAATGATCtacaacaactaagagatgatgGATGGGAATCACTTCTAGAGAAG CGTCCGTGGAGAGATGTTTTTCAGCAATGA